From Streptomyces sp. TLI_053, a single genomic window includes:
- a CDS encoding phosphocholine-specific phospholipase C produces the protein MSELSRRKFVTLSGAAAAGLAAAGAGTTGAGAAPAAGTPGEVPAAAPSAALSQTGTLADAKHIVILMQENRSFDHYFGMLRGVRGFADRSAIQIAGGYSVFNQPNGLGRQYPWQFSLTKPAGGADPERLAQCNGDLAHGWGDQHRAWNGGRMDSWVAAKGNNRPLGFLTRQDIPFHYALAENWTVCDAYFCSTLSATGPNRTYHWSGQIDPTGAAGGPAYDGGDEKGLRWQTYAEALENAGVSWKVYQNAADNYGDNALAYFTQFANAPAGSPLAVKGMGSVPKVTGKTPDDIVAAIKADVQAGTLPQVSWIVPNQEVSEHPYATPADGAHFVHRVIDALNANADVFNSSVLFLNYDENDGFFDHVPPPAAPAGTPGEFYGGTNIGLGFRVPMIAISPWTRGGWVSSEVFDHTSVLRFLEKWTAAIGKPANCVNISDWRRRVCGDLTGLFDFANPVYGLPGLPDTAGAVVGMSSCGPLPNPAPIDNKLPTQESGTRQARAVPVQPNANLDHLEYGSAGAIKVWLKMVNEGAVATKSAHFSAYANAYRSGGPWQYTVDPGGNQSDFFNCGTGFGGGPYDLSVVGPNRFLRRFKGDANKAGKNAAVTCSYAVEPGTGKPAVYFKLANTGTTAMTFTITSTNYRTDGPWTYQVPAGGSVTDYFNAVAYNGGWYDFTVTVNVDSTWSQRFTGHLETGTNSVSG, from the coding sequence ATGTCCGAGTTGAGTCGTAGGAAGTTCGTAACCCTGTCCGGTGCCGCCGCCGCGGGCCTCGCCGCGGCCGGTGCCGGCACTACCGGCGCCGGGGCCGCCCCCGCCGCCGGGACGCCGGGGGAAGTGCCCGCCGCTGCCCCGTCGGCCGCGCTGTCGCAGACCGGCACCCTCGCCGACGCGAAGCACATCGTGATCCTGATGCAGGAGAACCGCAGCTTCGACCACTACTTCGGCATGCTGCGCGGCGTCCGCGGCTTCGCCGACCGCTCCGCCATCCAGATCGCCGGCGGCTACTCCGTCTTCAACCAGCCCAACGGCCTGGGCCGCCAGTACCCGTGGCAGTTCAGCCTCACCAAGCCGGCCGGCGGCGCCGACCCGGAGCGCCTCGCCCAGTGCAACGGCGACCTCGCCCACGGCTGGGGCGACCAGCACCGGGCCTGGAACGGCGGCAGGATGGACTCCTGGGTGGCGGCCAAGGGCAACAACCGCCCGCTCGGCTTCCTCACCCGCCAGGACATCCCGTTCCACTACGCGCTCGCCGAGAACTGGACCGTCTGCGACGCCTACTTCTGCTCGACGCTGAGCGCCACCGGCCCCAACCGCACCTACCACTGGTCCGGCCAGATCGACCCGACCGGCGCGGCGGGCGGCCCGGCCTACGACGGCGGCGACGAGAAGGGGCTGCGCTGGCAGACCTACGCCGAGGCGCTGGAGAACGCCGGCGTCAGCTGGAAGGTCTACCAGAACGCCGCCGACAACTACGGCGACAACGCCCTCGCCTACTTCACCCAGTTCGCCAACGCGCCGGCCGGCAGCCCGCTCGCCGTCAAGGGCATGGGCTCCGTCCCCAAGGTCACCGGGAAGACCCCGGACGACATCGTCGCCGCGATCAAGGCCGACGTGCAGGCCGGCACCCTCCCGCAGGTCTCCTGGATCGTCCCCAACCAGGAGGTCTCCGAGCACCCCTACGCCACCCCGGCCGACGGTGCGCACTTCGTCCACCGGGTGATCGACGCGCTCAACGCCAACGCGGACGTCTTCAACTCCAGCGTCCTCTTCCTCAACTACGACGAGAACGACGGGTTCTTCGACCACGTCCCGCCGCCCGCCGCCCCGGCCGGCACCCCGGGCGAGTTCTACGGCGGCACCAACATCGGCCTCGGCTTCCGGGTCCCGATGATCGCGATCTCCCCGTGGACCCGCGGCGGCTGGGTCTCCTCCGAGGTGTTCGACCACACCTCGGTGCTGCGCTTCCTGGAGAAGTGGACCGCCGCCATCGGCAAGCCCGCCAACTGCGTCAACATCAGCGACTGGCGCCGCCGGGTCTGCGGCGACCTGACCGGCCTGTTCGACTTCGCCAACCCCGTCTACGGGCTGCCCGGGCTGCCCGACACGGCCGGCGCCGTGGTCGGCATGTCCAGCTGCGGCCCGCTGCCCAACCCGGCCCCGATCGACAACAAGCTCCCCACCCAGGAGTCCGGCACCCGGCAGGCCCGCGCGGTGCCGGTCCAGCCGAACGCCAACCTGGACCACCTGGAGTACGGCTCGGCGGGTGCGATCAAGGTCTGGCTGAAGATGGTCAACGAGGGTGCGGTGGCGACGAAGTCCGCCCACTTCTCCGCGTACGCCAACGCCTACCGCAGCGGCGGCCCCTGGCAGTACACCGTCGACCCCGGCGGCAACCAGAGTGACTTCTTCAACTGCGGCACCGGCTTCGGCGGCGGCCCCTACGACCTGAGCGTGGTCGGCCCCAACCGCTTCCTGCGCCGCTTCAAGGGCGACGCCAACAAGGCGGGCAAGAACGCGGCCGTGACGTGCTCGTACGCGGTCGAGCCCGGCACCGGCAAGCCGGCGGTGTACTTCAAGCTCGCCAACACCGGCACCACGGCGATGACCTTCACCATCACCTCGACCAACTACCGCACCGACGGCCCCTGGACGTACCAGGTCCCGGCCGGCGGCAGCGTGACGGACTACTTCAACGCCGTTGCCTACAACGGTGGTTGGTACGACTTCACCGTGACGGTGAACGTGGACTCCACCTGGTCCCAGCGCTTCACCGGCCACCTGGAGACCGGCACCAACAGCGTCAGCGGCTGA
- a CDS encoding DUF397 domain-containing protein gives MTAEPQWFTSSYSSNGGDCIEVARNLVASGVVPVRDSKDAAGPVLGFPIEAWQSFVSAVRAGEFGTV, from the coding sequence GTGACCGCAGAGCCTCAGTGGTTCACATCGTCCTACAGCAGCAATGGTGGCGACTGCATCGAGGTCGCGCGGAACCTGGTCGCCTCCGGCGTCGTACCAGTGCGCGACAGCAAAGACGCCGCCGGGCCCGTACTCGGCTTCCCGATCGAGGCCTGGCAGTCGTTCGTTTCCGCCGTCCGGGCCGGGGAGTTCGGGACGGTCTGA
- a CDS encoding phosphoribosyl-dephospho-CoA transferase MdcG domain-containing protein — MTVAAHPRVPRPSEDPHGGPRRLVGSLAALGGRHPGAHDLLLMQCTGSLLPVGGGELPAWARWVLRAHPWVTVARAPSAAGSPADTPYPVRCTRDASAGAETWIPVTVRGPDCGQRLDALAPWAAVARTLRPEQLPERLGLLPPARTAAIPALAVLPAAGELVADHRLAWGPIGAIAYELATGEPVAGPLSPLRLVLRAPQPVSRRDALQLRRALSRLRVPLQAELETRHGAVQLAEYAASPLTVTLLTPHGPREVHDPWFPREL, encoded by the coding sequence GTGACCGTCGCCGCTCACCCCCGTGTCCCCCGTCCGAGTGAGGACCCGCACGGCGGGCCGCGCCGGCTGGTCGGTTCCCTGGCCGCGCTCGGCGGGCGGCATCCCGGCGCCCACGACCTGCTGCTGATGCAGTGCACCGGCTCGCTGCTGCCCGTCGGCGGCGGCGAACTCCCCGCCTGGGCCCGCTGGGTCCTGCGCGCGCACCCCTGGGTGACGGTCGCCCGGGCCCCCTCCGCGGCGGGATCGCCCGCGGACACGCCTTATCCCGTGCGCTGCACCCGGGACGCCTCGGCCGGCGCCGAGACCTGGATCCCGGTCACGGTGCGCGGCCCGGACTGCGGGCAGCGGCTCGACGCCCTGGCCCCCTGGGCGGCGGTCGCCCGCACCCTGCGCCCGGAGCAGCTGCCGGAGCGGCTGGGCCTGCTGCCTCCCGCGCGGACCGCCGCGATCCCGGCCCTGGCGGTGCTGCCCGCCGCCGGGGAACTGGTCGCGGACCACCGGCTGGCCTGGGGTCCGATCGGCGCGATCGCCTACGAGCTGGCCACCGGCGAACCGGTCGCCGGACCGCTCAGCCCACTGCGCCTGGTGCTGCGCGCCCCGCAACCGGTCAGCCGCCGCGACGCCCTGCAGTTGCGGCGGGCGCTGAGCCGCCTGCGGGTCCCGCTCCAGGCCGAACTGGAGACCCGCCACGGCGCGGTGCAGCTGGCCGAGTACGCGGCCTCGCCGCTCACGGTGACCCTGCTCACCCCGCACGGCCCCCGGGAGGTCCACGACCCGTGGTTCCCCCGGGAGTTGTAG